One window from the genome of Gimesia aquarii encodes:
- a CDS encoding DUF1559 domain-containing protein — translation MLVAQIHARQKRYAFTLIELLVVIAIIAILIALLLPAVQQAREAARRSTCKNNFKQLGLALHNYHDAHSRFPPGMIYRVATPSSPGPNGKRTPFCVFLLPYIDMANIYNMYDHDQNWHATVHDPQPAGNGVRLVPIPVWQCPSDREAIWTSNPDGSIRGNYAVNWGQGTFGAQGKAAPFNNSFGAKFRDITDGSSNTLAMMEMLKPATGANDYRAWIWNDEPETVVMTRVGPNSSSPDLVVLCVSEGTRLPCTGSVSGSGRSNASRSMHVGGVHALLCDGSVRFVSENIDLATWQALSSMAGEEVIGEF, via the coding sequence ATGTTAGTCGCTCAAATCCATGCCAGACAAAAACGCTACGCATTTACATTGATTGAATTACTGGTGGTGATTGCCATCATTGCGATTTTAATAGCACTTCTACTACCCGCAGTTCAACAGGCGCGCGAAGCGGCTCGTAGGAGTACCTGCAAAAATAACTTCAAACAACTTGGGTTAGCACTTCATAACTATCACGATGCCCATAGCCGTTTTCCTCCCGGCATGATTTATCGCGTTGCAACTCCCTCTTCTCCTGGTCCCAATGGGAAACGGACTCCATTTTGCGTGTTTTTGCTACCTTATATTGATATGGCAAATATTTATAACATGTATGACCATGATCAAAACTGGCATGCAACAGTGCATGATCCTCAGCCCGCAGGAAACGGCGTGCGACTCGTACCGATCCCTGTATGGCAATGCCCCTCTGATCGTGAAGCCATCTGGACATCTAATCCTGACGGAAGCATTCGTGGAAACTACGCTGTCAACTGGGGACAAGGCACCTTTGGCGCGCAGGGAAAAGCTGCTCCCTTTAACAATTCCTTTGGTGCTAAGTTCCGAGATATTACCGATGGATCAAGTAACACGCTGGCGATGATGGAAATGTTAAAACCGGCAACTGGTGCCAATGACTATCGGGCCTGGATCTGGAACGATGAACCGGAGACAGTAGTAATGACACGTGTCGGTCCAAACAGCTCCTCTCCCGATCTGGTAGTCCTTTGCGTCTCTGAAGGAACGCGCCTCCCATGCACAGGCTCTGTTTCTGGAAGCGGCCGCAGTAATGCATCGCGAAGCATGCATGTAGGAGGCGTGCATGCCTTATTGTGTGATGGCTCTGTACGATTTGTGTCAGAAAATATTGACCTCGCTACCTGGCAAGCTCTGAGTAGCATGGCCGGAGAAGAAGTCATCGGCGAATTTTAA
- a CDS encoding leucine-rich repeat domain-containing protein translates to MKHSSSSWFKLRNALVLLVLAVVIYFAPLVFQRGRLIVLAETIRSHGGEVYFANPLCAKGYCLKLPLKLNDTVGAIYYISYQSSEDYPINDEFIDSLGNQPHLRHLYLGSEKQPSTITDHGLAKLSKYPLEILSIAGGSFTDSGLNVLEKIPTLKCLILRDLDFSGDQFQCAPTLKNLKSLHFSDLSITDTGLANLASLPNLDYLDLNKAVIDGDGLRHLSKSKNLVCVNIDNSVIKADSLNHLIEVKSLRYLSLKGKATKDEHVRQVSNVNQLTFLMLNDSEVTDQGLIPLTNIKNLHHLFLTNTHITDAGIKNLIHSPSLTKLELSNTLITDQVKESLLHIPKLSKVNVSGTKLSSVTIQSLRDSGIEVMTSKPGYLH, encoded by the coding sequence TTGAAACACTCATCCTCCTCCTGGTTCAAACTCCGCAATGCGTTAGTCCTACTTGTACTGGCAGTTGTGATCTACTTCGCCCCGCTTGTTTTCCAGCGTGGACGCTTGATAGTCTTAGCTGAAACGATTCGCAGCCATGGGGGGGAGGTTTATTTTGCCAATCCCTTGTGTGCCAAAGGATATTGCCTGAAATTGCCTTTAAAACTAAATGATACAGTAGGCGCCATTTATTATATCTCATATCAGAGTTCAGAAGACTATCCGATCAACGACGAGTTCATTGATTCTCTGGGTAATCAGCCGCATTTACGCCACCTTTATCTGGGAAGTGAGAAACAACCGAGTACCATCACAGACCACGGTCTCGCTAAGCTGTCCAAATACCCTCTTGAGATACTCAGTATTGCCGGTGGATCTTTCACTGATTCAGGACTCAATGTACTGGAAAAAATACCAACCCTGAAGTGCCTCATACTCCGTGATTTGGATTTCTCGGGAGATCAGTTTCAGTGTGCCCCAACATTGAAGAACTTAAAATCCCTGCATTTTTCCGATTTAAGTATTACTGATACAGGTCTGGCGAATCTTGCTTCCCTTCCCAATTTGGACTATTTGGATCTCAATAAAGCAGTCATCGACGGTGATGGTTTGCGTCATTTGTCCAAATCAAAAAATCTAGTTTGTGTCAACATTGACAATTCGGTAATCAAAGCCGATTCTCTCAACCATCTAATCGAAGTGAAGTCACTGCGTTATCTAAGTTTGAAAGGTAAAGCTACTAAAGATGAACATGTGCGGCAAGTCTCTAACGTGAATCAACTCACATTTCTGATGCTGAATGATTCAGAAGTCACAGATCAGGGATTGATCCCACTCACCAACATAAAAAATTTGCACCACCTTTTTCTGACAAATACTCACATCACTGACGCAGGAATTAAAAACCTGATTCACTCCCCAAGTTTGACGAAATTGGAACTATCAAACACGCTGATCACCGATCAGGTGAAAGAAAGTCTGTTACATATCCCAAAACTGAGCAAAGTTAATGTCAGTGGCACAAAACTATCCTCCGTCACGATCCAATCATTACGCGATTCGGGTATCGAAGTCATGACGAGCAAACCCGGATATCTTCATTAA
- a CDS encoding sigma-70 family RNA polymerase sigma factor, whose translation MSEPLNNPVMSEEFFRLFSRDDRKVYGYILALVLDVTAAEDIFQETCVILWKEFPQYDHDRSFLNWANGIAFNQVRKYRRKYQNKRLVFSDSLVTELAEDVSSMVEDLSQRQLALTQCLQKLTSRERELIDAYYGNQETAATVADRWKCSSHAIYKTIKKIRKALFDCVNRRLSSEIS comes from the coding sequence ATGAGTGAGCCTCTGAATAATCCGGTCATGAGCGAAGAATTCTTCCGTCTGTTTTCACGGGATGACCGCAAGGTTTATGGCTATATCCTGGCGCTGGTATTGGATGTCACGGCTGCGGAAGACATTTTTCAGGAGACCTGTGTGATTCTGTGGAAAGAGTTTCCTCAGTATGACCACGATCGTAGTTTTTTAAACTGGGCCAATGGGATCGCATTTAACCAGGTCAGGAAGTATCGCCGGAAGTATCAGAACAAGCGACTGGTCTTCAGCGACAGTCTGGTAACCGAGTTGGCGGAAGATGTTTCGTCGATGGTGGAAGATTTAAGCCAGCGTCAATTGGCACTAACTCAGTGTCTACAAAAATTAACCTCCCGTGAACGTGAACTCATTGATGCCTACTACGGAAATCAGGAAACCGCGGCCACGGTGGCAGACCGTTGGAAATGTTCCTCGCATGCCATTTATAAAACGATCAAAAAAATTCGGAAAGCATTATTTGATTGTGTGAATCGTCGTCTTTCCAGTGAGATATCGTAA
- a CDS encoding LamG-like jellyroll fold domain-containing protein has translation MTEPKQTLSEQILELADAQCSGTITESEMETLERLLTDHSECRREYLDYVFLHVSLTGVATSGELLSVEAIEKSILPRDTSRTTPPKPLHLWFTQTLCILVCLFSIGFFLFFSKDEQADVPPQVVDKTSQYYFDENTTPPEEVATLSETVQATWELLGKHPAITKHFQPGTVKLTSGNVAFAFSGGADISLVSPALFGMERKNHGTLFSGTLSAHLTDPQSPFTLETPSVEVIDLGTEYEVTVNEASETFVHVLDGQVKVKPRRRLPRFYWNFDQLEESPLTDTISGNAIRIGRNAKRIPGLIGEGAVRFNNKPDASLLLGNGGGIEVGTGDYSASTGVTLEALVISEWQTPNEPQTKYPFDYDEIFRKEDGNYRILLSFQNDDGASQTQIPDVERGPCLSFGLFLSGMGYNELDMPLDGKEGRPSLEEIRDGKPHHIVATYNGWTGIKAIYVDGKLCMSHRFPVGTMIISGGRTPAVIGNLISGNFESLVGREPFNGVIDEVAFYGFALDAATVAQHYARVQQGKDYFDGQLNNFVMQEKEGGNVLLNKGEKMKFAAETGEPIF, from the coding sequence ATGACTGAACCAAAACAAACTCTGTCTGAGCAGATATTAGAACTGGCCGATGCGCAATGTTCGGGAACCATCACCGAATCCGAGATGGAAACGTTGGAACGCTTACTGACGGATCATTCGGAGTGTCGCCGGGAATATCTCGATTATGTTTTCCTGCATGTCAGTCTGACAGGCGTTGCGACTTCAGGAGAACTACTTTCTGTTGAGGCGATTGAAAAATCAATTCTTCCCCGCGATACATCCCGTACAACTCCCCCAAAACCGTTACACCTGTGGTTCACGCAAACACTCTGTATTTTAGTTTGTTTGTTTTCGATCGGTTTTTTCTTATTTTTTTCAAAGGATGAGCAAGCTGATGTTCCACCTCAAGTTGTAGATAAGACTTCCCAATATTACTTCGACGAAAATACGACTCCCCCTGAAGAGGTCGCTACATTGTCAGAGACGGTGCAAGCCACTTGGGAGTTGTTAGGAAAGCATCCCGCAATAACAAAACACTTTCAGCCGGGAACTGTCAAATTAACTTCTGGGAACGTGGCATTTGCGTTTTCAGGAGGGGCTGACATCTCTCTGGTGAGTCCTGCCCTGTTTGGAATGGAACGCAAAAATCATGGAACCTTGTTTTCAGGGACGCTTTCCGCGCACCTGACCGACCCTCAATCTCCCTTTACCTTGGAAACTCCAAGTGTCGAGGTCATCGATTTGGGAACCGAATATGAGGTGACCGTCAATGAAGCGTCTGAGACTTTTGTGCATGTGCTGGATGGTCAAGTCAAAGTGAAGCCGCGTCGTCGTCTGCCACGCTTTTACTGGAATTTCGATCAACTGGAGGAGAGCCCACTCACAGATACAATTTCCGGGAATGCAATCCGTATCGGGAGAAATGCGAAGCGCATTCCCGGATTGATTGGCGAGGGAGCAGTTCGGTTTAACAATAAACCTGATGCAAGCCTGCTCTTAGGAAACGGTGGTGGAATAGAAGTTGGAACGGGTGATTATTCTGCTTCGACTGGTGTCACGTTAGAAGCGTTAGTGATTTCAGAGTGGCAAACACCCAATGAGCCTCAAACTAAATATCCCTTTGACTACGATGAGATATTCCGTAAAGAAGATGGCAACTATCGTATTCTGCTCAGCTTTCAGAATGATGATGGCGCGTCTCAGACACAAATTCCAGATGTGGAACGCGGTCCGTGTCTGTCGTTTGGACTCTTTCTTTCAGGCATGGGTTATAACGAGCTCGATATGCCCCTGGATGGAAAAGAGGGACGTCCGTCTTTAGAGGAAATCCGAGATGGAAAACCGCATCACATCGTAGCAACCTATAACGGTTGGACAGGAATCAAAGCTATTTACGTCGATGGAAAACTTTGCATGAGCCATCGCTTTCCTGTAGGGACGATGATTATCAGCGGTGGTCGCACACCGGCCGTGATCGGGAATCTGATTTCAGGAAATTTTGAATCGCTGGTCGGCAGAGAACCCTTCAATGGTGTCATTGATGAAGTTGCCTTTTATGGTTTTGCATTGGACGCGGCGACAGTCGCACAACATTATGCCCGCGTGCAGCAGGGAAAAGATTATTTTGACGGCCAGCTAAATAATTTCGTCATGCAGGAAAAGGAAGGTGGCAACGTTCTACTCAATAAAGGCGAAAAAATGAAATTCGCCGCGGAGACCGGAGAGCCAATTTTCTGA
- a CDS encoding leucine-rich repeat domain-containing protein has product MILSLLFAGIKEIEKPSRYWFNLRKLFVVLSLAAVFILIPFVMEQWRSRNLVKTIRSHGGQVQFGHGNCIYGICSIPHPKLAEFTGAIGSISIANSEDYPVNDAFIDSLGKQPHLYGLTLGNKENPTQLTDRGLAALTKYPLIQLGVTGGSITDAGCNVLGNLTTLKTLMLHDLSFTGEQFDCAPKLKNLNFLYLSDVKITDSGMENLASLPGLSYFDIDNTQFERDALRHLSKLKKLSSLRLRNSKIEPDTLKHLAGLKTLNYLTLKGKWVNDEHVRQLANLTQLKVLSLNSTQVADQGLIPLLNMKSLDSLSLTNSHITDEGLRHLTRLESLSRLGLSYTQISDQSKEFLLKIPKLVEVSVYNTKLSAATIQSLRDSGINVFTEKTPDISD; this is encoded by the coding sequence ATGATATTGAGCCTCTTATTTGCTGGAATCAAAGAGATCGAAAAACCATCACGGTATTGGTTCAACCTCCGCAAGCTGTTTGTGGTCCTTTCACTGGCGGCTGTGTTTATTTTGATTCCTTTTGTAATGGAACAATGGCGTTCGCGGAATCTGGTAAAAACCATTCGCAGCCATGGTGGGCAAGTTCAGTTTGGTCACGGCAATTGCATTTATGGTATTTGTTCGATTCCGCACCCGAAATTAGCAGAATTTACAGGGGCAATCGGTTCGATCTCCATTGCGAATTCAGAAGACTACCCAGTGAACGATGCGTTTATCGACTCCCTGGGCAAGCAACCACATTTATATGGTCTTACTTTGGGGAATAAAGAAAACCCAACGCAACTTACAGACCGTGGACTGGCGGCACTGACAAAATACCCACTCATACAACTTGGAGTCACGGGAGGTTCAATCACAGATGCCGGCTGCAATGTACTGGGGAATCTAACCACTCTCAAAACACTGATGCTTCATGACTTAAGTTTCACAGGAGAACAATTTGACTGCGCTCCTAAATTGAAGAACTTAAATTTTCTTTATCTTTCCGATGTGAAAATCACCGATTCAGGAATGGAGAATCTTGCTTCCCTCCCTGGCTTAAGCTATTTCGATATTGATAATACTCAGTTCGAACGTGACGCTTTACGGCATTTATCGAAATTAAAAAAACTGTCCTCTTTAAGGCTCAGAAACTCTAAAATCGAACCCGATACCCTTAAACATTTAGCGGGACTGAAAACATTAAATTATCTGACACTCAAGGGTAAATGGGTCAATGACGAGCATGTACGACAGTTAGCAAATCTAACACAACTCAAGGTGCTGTCGCTGAATAGCACACAAGTGGCCGATCAAGGCTTGATCCCTCTATTGAATATGAAAAGCTTGGATTCACTGTCTCTAACAAACTCACATATTACGGACGAAGGTTTAAGACACTTAACGCGTCTTGAAAGTTTGTCACGTCTTGGTCTCTCATACACTCAAATTTCTGATCAGTCAAAAGAATTTTTATTGAAAATCCCAAAGCTTGTAGAAGTGAGTGTCTATAACACAAAGTTGTCGGCGGCCACCATTCAATCTCTGCGTGATTCAGGGATCAATGTCTTTACTGAGAAAACACCAGACATTTCAGATTGA
- a CDS encoding MFS transporter, which translates to MAGTTQVGGKNIRVVAAGFIGNILEWYDFAVYGFFAPTIGKLFFPSDDPSTSLIASFGAFAAGFLMRPVGAVLFGHIGDRIGRKKALTISVIMMAVPTLLVGILPTHAQIGVYAAVLMVLLRMVQGVSVGGEYTSSFVFLVEHAPPERRAFFGSWSMIGATCGILLGSAVGALVNSLTTDEQLLNWGWRLPFLAGVLVAFVGYFIRHGIPEEPVTKEPTEKTKISPIREALTYHRKELLQAAGLNLMIAVTFYTVFIYLASWLEEEVGEPRGEALDINTISMAVLSIALPFAAMLADKFGRKPFLLIGAGGVALFSPPLINLMHHHNFTMILTGQICFALLLACFGGALPATLTELFKRGVRVSAASVSYNLTFAIFGGTAPVVAAWLVKETGNPVSFSWYLSAMAVVSFLICLTIRETHGTSLDE; encoded by the coding sequence ATGGCAGGCACCACACAAGTCGGTGGTAAGAATATTCGTGTTGTGGCAGCAGGATTCATTGGCAATATTCTGGAGTGGTACGATTTCGCCGTCTATGGTTTTTTTGCCCCTACGATTGGTAAACTTTTCTTCCCTTCAGACGATCCCAGCACTTCGCTGATCGCTTCTTTTGGAGCCTTTGCGGCAGGCTTTCTGATGCGGCCTGTGGGAGCAGTTCTGTTTGGTCATATTGGCGATCGTATCGGACGCAAAAAAGCCCTCACCATCTCGGTGATCATGATGGCCGTACCAACATTGCTGGTGGGTATCTTACCGACACATGCACAGATTGGTGTATATGCGGCGGTGCTCATGGTCTTATTGCGCATGGTGCAGGGCGTCTCGGTCGGGGGTGAATATACGAGTTCGTTTGTGTTTCTCGTTGAACATGCGCCTCCAGAACGTCGCGCTTTTTTTGGCTCCTGGAGTATGATCGGAGCCACCTGTGGCATTCTGCTTGGTTCTGCAGTCGGTGCTTTGGTCAACAGCCTGACAACCGACGAACAATTGCTCAACTGGGGTTGGCGCCTGCCTTTTCTGGCGGGCGTGCTGGTTGCCTTCGTAGGTTACTTCATCCGACATGGTATTCCGGAAGAACCGGTCACAAAAGAACCAACAGAAAAAACAAAGATCTCGCCGATCAGGGAGGCATTGACCTATCATCGGAAAGAACTACTCCAGGCTGCCGGACTCAATCTGATGATCGCCGTCACGTTTTACACGGTCTTCATTTATCTGGCTTCCTGGTTGGAAGAAGAAGTCGGCGAGCCCCGCGGGGAAGCACTTGACATCAATACCATCAGTATGGCCGTCCTGTCAATCGCGCTGCCCTTTGCGGCCATGCTGGCTGATAAATTTGGCCGCAAACCGTTTTTACTGATCGGAGCAGGGGGTGTGGCTCTCTTTTCTCCTCCCCTGATCAATCTCATGCACCATCACAATTTTACGATGATCCTCACCGGACAAATCTGTTTTGCCCTGCTACTCGCCTGTTTTGGGGGCGCACTACCGGCCACACTCACAGAACTCTTCAAGCGGGGCGTGCGAGTGAGCGCAGCCAGCGTCAGCTATAATTTGACTTTTGCGATTTTCGGGGGAACCGCTCCGGTAGTCGCGGCCTGGCTGGTCAAGGAGACCGGTAATCCCGTCTCATTTTCATGGTATCTTTCTGCTATGGCCGTCGTATCATTTCTCATCTGTCTCACGATCAGGGAAACTCACGGAACATCGCTGGATGAGTGA